The nucleotide window AGTCACATTGCCGGACATAAGTTGGTAACCATCTGCGCCGTTTCGGACCGCCTTCACGCGGTAACCGGTGCCGAGCTCCGCGCTGTGCCGCAGGAGAAAGTCAGCGGCGGCGGCGTGGTTCGTAAGGAGGGGGTCAGATACCAGGGCCTCGCGGTCCTGCCGTGCTGAGGCCGCCGCAATACGCTCGGTGACCGCCTGCACCTCCTCGTAGCCGGCGGTCCGCCACCGGTAGTAAATGGCCGCAGTCACAACGCCCAGGCAGATGAGCGCGAAGGCCCCGATGACGCGAACCCGCATGGCACTCGTCCTCGTGACGTTTAGCGCGATTGGGATTGAGACGGAGGGCACCGGGTACACCTCGACGATGCTCCCGTAATCACCAAGCACCTTCGACTTCGAGCCGGCTTAGTCCGGCTCATGTTCGTTTCGGACCTTCGCTGGCGCCGCTGGCGAGTCCGTGTACGAGTTGCACCTGGAGGAGCGGCTAAGGCAGTAGCGGGAAGTTGATCTACCAGGGTCCTCGGGAACCTGTTACAAGGTATGCCTCGCAACGGAGGCGTCGATGGCGGAACTCACGGACGACTTGCGCCGGACTATCCTGTTGGGCGCAACGCTCCTCACCGGTCATAAGCGGCGCCGGTTCCAAGCCGAGATGGCGAACACGTACTGCGGCGGGTCCGCTCGTCGCGCCGAGACCACGTTCGGTTGGGGCCGGGAAGCGGTTCACACCGGGTTGAACGAACTCCGCTCGGGGATCCGGTGCCTGGAGGCGTTCGAGTCCCGCGGCCGCACGCCCACCGAGGATTTGTACCCCGCGGTGGAGGAGCACATCCGGCGGTTGGTCGATCCACACGCCCAGGCCGATCCCACGTTCCAGACCCCGTTCGCGTACACGCGGATCACCGCCAAGGCCGTCCGCGAGGCGCTGCTGGCCGTCCCCGAACTGGCCGGCCAGGTGCCGACCCGCCAAACGGTCGGTGACATCCTCAACCGCCTCGGCTATAAGCTGCGCCGGGTGCTCAAGGCGCGGCCGCAAAAAAGGTCCCCCAGACCGACGCCATCTTCGCCCACGTCCAACACGCCCGCGCCGCGTCCGCAACCGCCCCGGACACGCGGAGGGTGTCCCTCGACACCAAGGCGAAGGTGGCGGTGGGCGCGTTCTCCCGCGGTGGTGCGGCCCGCGGGACGGAACCGGTGAAGGCCCTCGATCACGACATGGCCCCCGAGGCGGTGCTGGTCCCGTTCGGGGTGCTGGAATTGAATCGCGGGGCCGAACCGATCCATCAGCCGTGGTTCCTGTTCGGGCACTCGCGGGAGACGAGCGACTTCTGGGCCGACGGGCTGGAACGGTGGTGGGCCGAGCGGAAGGTCGCGTACCCCGGCGTCACCCACCTGCACCTCGAGTTGGATAACGGCCCCGAAGTCAACAGCTCACGAACCCAATTCCTCAAGCGCCTGGTCGCGTTCGCGGACCGTCACCGGGTGACGGTGCAGTTGGTGTACCTACCCCCGTATCACAGCAAGTACAACCCGATCGAGCGCTGTTGGGGCATCTTGGAGCGGCACTGGAACGGGACCGTGTTCGCGTCCGTGGCGGATGTACTTCGGTGGGCCGCAACGATGACGTGGCGCGGGCTCCATCCGATCGTTCGGGAAACCACGACGGCTTACGAGAAGGGCGTGCGGGTGGCTCGAGCCGCGTTCCGTACCGTCGCCGCACGGCTGATACGCTCAGCTACCCTGCCCAAGTGGAGCCTCACGATCCAACCCCAAGAGCCGGGAGATTAAATTCCCGCCCTTGCCTAACTCCCCCAGGTGCTTGACCATCCCCTGATGAGCAGGAGAGAGTCATGGCCCATACTAACCCAGCTTTGGCCGGTGTCCATAGGCCAAGCGTGCCCACACGCAGGCCGGGTGGGCGTCACAGAAGTTGGTGGCATTTTTGTCGGTTTAATGGGATAATGAGTGTGAGTCAGAAATCCCTGCCACCTCCGCGCCTTGTTCCGCAGTGAGAAAACCCAGTGGAACGACTACTGGGCCTCACTCGCTGCCTGATATCTACCAACACTAATAGACTCGTTGCGCAATAGGCGTGAGTTGAGGCGGCCCCCGTGCTCACCATTATGTGTGTGCATTAGCCGTACATGCGGTTGTGGAGCTCGGCCACATTCTTCATCATGACCGTGTGCCGGCGCGGCGGGTTGCGGTACCGGTCCGCCGCGATCCGCCAGATCTTCATCTTCCCGATCCCGTGCTCGGCCACGATCCGCTCCCGTGCCAAGCGCCGATTGGATCGCTTCTCCTCGTCGCTCAGCGCACCGTTCCTCGGCTTCTTCCTGGGCACCCGCAGGTTGCTCCCCTGGTACCCGCTGTCACCCGACTTCGGTACTTCGGGGGCGATTCGCAGCCGCGACTGGTCGTACATCTTCTTGTCGTGAACGCGACCCTTGGCCGCCTTCGACACCGCCTTGATCCGCACCTTCTGCTTGTCCCCCGGCTCCTTTCGCTTGCGCGTCACCACCACCTGGTGCGTCACCGTGTGACGCTTCTTCTTCCCCGAGTAGCTGCGCCGCTGCCTCCGACTCGGGCGGTTGACCGGTTGCTCGGTCGCGTCCACGAACACCGCGACCAGATCGTCCGGATCGATCCGCACCTGGCGCTCGGGGATGCGGAACACCCCGGCCATGCACAGTCCCAGTTCCTGAACGCCACGAGAGACGGTTCCCTTATCGACCCCGAACAAGAACCCGACGAACTCCTGCGGGACGTACACCCGATAGTACAGCAACACCATCAGCAGCCGTTCGGTGAACAGCAGCTTCACCGGGCGCCCGGCCCCGGGCTTGCGTTGGCGCGGGCGGCCCGCGGCTCGTTCGGCCTTGCGGGCGAGCCACACGGGTTCGAGATCTGCCACCAACTGGTCGAACTCGGCGGCCGACAACCCCGTGAACATCCGGAACAACAACGGCTTACGACACAACTTCTCGTAATTCGTCATGCCCTATGAATAGCCCACCGACCGCTATTGCGCAACGAGTCTAATGACGCTCACCCACGCAGGCCGCTTCGGTTTTTCGCGTCCGGGAACGCTAAACTGGCCCCGGGCATATGGACGTTCAGCCTTCCCGCGGGGCATAGTTGCCCCTTCGCTCGGCAATGCCAGAGCCGCGCCGACCGCCAGAGCGGGCGGATTAAGGACGGCCGGCACACTACCTTTCGCTGCTACGCCGCGATGGGCGAGGCCCGGCACTCTTCAGTGCGCCGGTCACGCTGGCACAACCTGGAGCAGCTGCGGGCGTGCCACTCCTCAGCCGAGATGACGCGGCTCATCCTCGACAGCTTGAGCGTATTCTGCACCGTGCTCCGCGTTCACGACTCCGGGGACTTCTTCTCGTTGGCCTACATGTCGGCGTGGGTCGCCGCCGCCCGCTCGCGGGCGAACACGACCTTCTACTTCTACACGAAGTCGTTGCGTTACTGGCTCGCCCATCGCGATGACATCGGCGACGGGTACCCGAAGGTGTCGCTCCCGTTGACCTGCATCGCGGACCGCGAGTTCTTCTTCACGGTCTGCGCCCAAGGGCGGGTCCACACCAACCTCACGAACCTGAGTCGCGAGCTGCGGCCGTTCGTCCGGCACGCCGGCCGGCCGCTCTGGGCCGCGGACGTGGCAAACAGTCAGCCGTTGCTGATGGCACTGACCCTTCGGGCCGATGCAGCTATAGACCCTGGGCTAGCAGCCTACACCCAATGGCTAGCTGCCCCACACACACCACCACCAAACCCATCCCAAAGCCCTCTCCCTTATGTGGGAACCTATTCAGGTGGTAGTCAGAGTGACCTGGACCGGTTTCTGGAGGTGTGCGTCGAGGGTCAGCTGTACGAGCGGCTCATGGACCGGACCGGGTACGACCGGGCGACGGTCAAAGAGAAGTTCTTCGCGGTCGCGTACGGGAAGCCAGAGCAAGCGGCGACGACCCGGGTTGGTCAGGCGTTCGCGGCCGAGTTCCCGGCCGCTTGGGCGGCGGTCCGCGAGGTGAACGGGCGCGACAACGCAGCGGTCGCCCGCCGGATGCAGGCGGTGGAGAGCTACATCTGCGTGTTGCGGACGTGTGCGCGGCTGATGGCTGAGTTCCCGGACGCCCCAATGTACACGCTGCACGACGGGTTGCCCTCGCAATGTTTGGGCTTCTTGTTTTCAGTAGTTGGTGGACCTTTGTCGGTCGAAGAGCACGTACTATCACAAAGAATTATACAGTTGAGCGATAGCGCGCGCAGATGCGTGGGCAACAAACCAAGCTCGTCGAGGAACAGCGCGTTGAAGCCGAACGTCATCGCAAGGAGACGGAGCGGCAGCAAACCGAACTCGCACGATTGCGGGAGGAGCAGAACCGAACGGAAATCGCCGAGAATCGCAAGGCCGCGGTCCAGACCACTCATGCCGCCCTCGCCGCGATGTGCTCGAAACTCGCCGCAGCGGTAAAGTTTGATAAGGAACTGCGAACTGGCATTATTAAATACGACCAAGAGGTGATGATTGTATTCGCCGACAAAGACGTGAATCCAGATGATGCGACCCAACCGGGTGTTAAGGAGTTCTACGAGAATCGTAAGCGATTACTGGTAAGCGTTCACGGGTGATGCGGCAGTGTATCAACAGTTGGCGAGTAGCGGATTCACAACGTTCTGTTGTTGAGCTTCAGCTGGAACGAGCGTCGGTGCCTTCGCGCCGGTCCGGTGTGCGGTGACGGCGTCGATGAGGAACGCCAAG belongs to Gemmata obscuriglobus and includes:
- a CDS encoding IS5/IS1182 family transposase, translated to MTNYEKLCRKPLLFRMFTGLSAAEFDQLVADLEPVWLARKAERAAGRPRQRKPGAGRPVKLLFTERLLMVLLYYRVYVPQEFVGFLFGVDKGTVSRGVQELGLCMAGVFRIPERQVRIDPDDLVAVFVDATEQPVNRPSRRQRRSYSGKKKRHTVTHQVVVTRKRKEPGDKQKVRIKAVSKAAKGRVHDKKMYDQSRLRIAPEVPKSGDSGYQGSNLRVPRKKPRNGALSDEEKRSNRRLARERIVAEHGIGKMKIWRIAADRYRNPPRRHTVMMKNVAELHNRMYG
- a CDS encoding GP88 family protein, whose amino-acid sequence is MRNESNDAHPRRPLRFFASGNAKLAPGIWTFSLPAGHSCPFARQCQSRADRQSGRIKDGRHTTFRCYAAMGEARHSSVRRSRWHNLEQLRACHSSAEMTRLILDSLSVFCTVLRVHDSGDFFSLAYMSAWVAAARSRANTTFYFYTKSLRYWLAHRDDIGDGYPKVSLPLTCIADREFFFTVCAQGRVHTNLTNLSRELRPFVRHAGRPLWAADVANSQPLLMALTLRADAAIDPGLAAYTQWLAAPHTPPPNPSQSPLPYVGTYSGGSQSDLDRFLEVCVEGQLYERLMDRTGYDRATVKEKFFAVAYGKPEQAATTRVGQAFAAEFPAAWAAVREVNGRDNAAVARRMQAVESYICVLRTCARLMAEFPDAPMYTLHDGLPSQCLGFLFSVVGGPLSVEEHVLSQRIIQLSDSARRCVGNKPSSSRNSALKPNVIARRRSGSKPNSHDCGRSRTERKSPRIARPRSRPLMPPSPRCARNSPQR